The following coding sequences lie in one Candidatus Nitrospira allomarina genomic window:
- a CDS encoding hydrogenase maturation nickel metallochaperone HypA/HybF encodes MHELGITRNIVSIVTKKAGGEPVRRVTIAIGKLSAVLPEAIRFCFDIVSQGTVVEGADLEILEIPGTAECRTCGTHFELEQLYDRCPCGSVDITRLTGEELLVKHMVTA; translated from the coding sequence ATGCACGAATTAGGGATCACTCGAAATATTGTGTCCATTGTCACAAAAAAGGCCGGTGGAGAACCGGTGAGGCGCGTGACGATCGCCATCGGTAAACTCAGTGCGGTATTGCCCGAAGCCATCCGGTTTTGTTTCGACATTGTCAGTCAAGGAACCGTGGTGGAAGGCGCTGATTTGGAGATCCTTGAAATTCCGGGAACAGCTGAATGCCGAACCTGTGGAACGCATTTTGAACTCGAGCAACTCTATGACCGATGTCCGTGTGGTTCTGTCGACATCACGCGGCTCACGGGAGAGGAACTGCTTGTGAAACACATGGTGACAGCCTGA
- the hypE gene encoding hydrogenase expression/formation protein HypE has product MINPESLTSPQPDFVKTKPMLNRTTNDERITLAHGSGGKAMRDLIQNLLVPTFNNPILDNLEDQATIPLGQLLQHGDRLAFTTDSYVVDPLFFPGGNIGELAVNGTVNDLAVSGARPLFLSCGLVIEEGFPLDTLALIASAMKQAADRAEVSIVTGDTKVVEKGSADKLFINTAGIGVIREGVAMAATRAQAGDAIITNGFIGDHGVAILLARNELALEADVQSDTQPVHDLVSHMLDVCSNIHCLRDATRGGLATVLNEFASASKVSIQINEAHVPIRETVRGACEILGLDPLYLANEGKIVAAVPYENAHELIEAMRDHPLGKHSAIIGSVNASPAGIVMLATTFGGTRIVDTLVGDQLPRIC; this is encoded by the coding sequence ATGATAAATCCTGAATCGCTTACTTCTCCTCAACCGGATTTCGTCAAGACCAAGCCCATGCTGAACCGAACTACTAACGATGAACGGATTACCCTGGCTCATGGAAGTGGCGGCAAAGCCATGCGAGATCTCATTCAGAATCTGTTGGTCCCAACCTTTAATAATCCCATCCTCGATAACTTAGAAGATCAGGCCACGATTCCGTTGGGACAATTGCTCCAACATGGTGACCGGCTGGCATTTACGACGGATAGCTATGTCGTGGATCCGTTGTTTTTTCCGGGAGGCAACATTGGCGAATTGGCCGTGAACGGGACGGTTAATGACCTGGCGGTCAGCGGAGCACGCCCGCTATTTTTGTCATGCGGGTTGGTGATTGAAGAGGGTTTTCCCTTGGACACGCTCGCCCTCATTGCCTCGGCTATGAAACAGGCGGCTGATCGGGCAGAGGTCTCTATTGTTACGGGAGATACCAAAGTCGTTGAAAAAGGTTCCGCGGACAAGCTCTTCATTAACACCGCAGGAATCGGCGTAATTCGAGAAGGGGTTGCCATGGCCGCAACTAGGGCTCAGGCCGGGGATGCCATCATTACGAACGGTTTTATCGGTGACCACGGCGTGGCCATTCTTCTGGCTCGAAACGAATTGGCCCTGGAAGCCGATGTTCAAAGCGACACCCAGCCAGTCCACGATCTGGTGTCCCATATGCTGGATGTCTGCTCCAATATTCATTGTTTGCGGGATGCCACGCGCGGCGGATTGGCCACCGTCCTCAATGAATTCGCCTCGGCCTCGAAGGTGTCGATTCAGATCAACGAAGCCCATGTGCCTATTCGAGAAACCGTTCGAGGAGCCTGTGAAATTCTCGGCCTTGATCCCCTGTACCTGGCCAATGAGGGAAAAATTGTGGCAGCGGTCCCATATGAAAACGCTCACGAACTTATTGAGGCCATGCGGGACCATCCCCTAGGCAAACACAGTGCCATCATCGGGAGTGTCAACGCCTCACCGGCGGGAATCGTAATGCTTGCCACTACCTTCGGAGGTACACGAATCGTGGATACGCTGGTGGGGGATCAATTGCCGCGAATCTGCTAG
- the hypD gene encoding hydrogenase formation protein HypD codes for MKFVDEFRDPQKARILLQEIERLVKRRPICRDRPIGIMEVCGGHTHTIFRYGLNKMLPKEVEFIHGPGCPVCVLPRGRVDDGIALAERDEVIMTTFGDAMRVTGSKKNLLQAKAEGADVRMVYSPLDALNLARVNPDREVVFFGLGFETTMPSTALTILQAKQEGIKNFSIFCNHITIIPTIKAILDSPDLQLDGFLGPGHVSMVIGTKPYSFIAEYYRKPITIAGFEPLDILQSVWMVLKQLAEGRCEVENQYTRIVPPDGNTQSLEAIQEVFELREFFEWRGLGSIDHSGVRVREEFSAFDAERKFPLPNLKIADPTSCQCGEVLKGVIKPSQCKVFGTACTPQNPLGALMVSTEGACAAYYNYGWIPEEDLHPARSPV; via the coding sequence ATGAAATTCGTCGATGAATTTCGGGATCCCCAAAAAGCCCGGATCCTTCTCCAGGAAATTGAGAGACTGGTGAAACGGAGACCCATCTGCCGCGATCGGCCCATTGGGATCATGGAGGTCTGCGGCGGGCATACTCACACGATTTTTCGCTATGGCCTCAATAAAATGCTCCCGAAGGAAGTCGAATTCATTCACGGACCGGGTTGTCCGGTTTGCGTCCTGCCACGAGGCCGCGTGGATGACGGTATTGCTCTGGCTGAACGGGACGAGGTGATCATGACCACATTCGGGGATGCCATGCGGGTGACCGGCTCCAAAAAAAATCTCCTACAGGCCAAAGCCGAGGGAGCCGATGTGCGCATGGTCTATTCACCATTGGATGCCCTGAATCTTGCGCGAGTGAATCCTGACAGAGAAGTGGTCTTTTTCGGGCTTGGGTTTGAGACCACCATGCCCAGTACGGCGTTGACCATACTCCAGGCCAAGCAAGAAGGAATCAAAAATTTCTCGATTTTTTGTAACCACATCACAATCATTCCCACGATCAAGGCCATCCTGGATTCTCCTGATCTTCAGCTTGACGGCTTTTTGGGCCCGGGCCATGTGAGTATGGTGATCGGAACCAAGCCCTACTCATTTATCGCTGAATATTATCGAAAGCCCATCACCATCGCCGGGTTTGAACCACTGGACATTTTACAATCCGTGTGGATGGTTCTGAAACAATTGGCGGAGGGACGCTGTGAAGTCGAGAATCAATATACACGGATTGTTCCTCCTGATGGGAACACGCAATCGTTAGAGGCTATTCAAGAAGTGTTTGAACTGCGGGAGTTTTTTGAATGGCGGGGGTTGGGGTCTATCGATCACTCCGGGGTCCGAGTCCGTGAGGAATTTTCTGCGTTTGACGCTGAACGAAAATTTCCTCTTCCCAATCTGAAAATTGCCGATCCCACGTCCTGCCAATGCGGGGAAGTGTTGAAGGGGGTGATTAAGCCGAGTCAATGTAAGGTATTTGGCACGGCCTGCACTCCTCAAAATCCCTTGGGAGCGTTGATGGTTTCCACGGAAGGCGCCTGTGCCGCCTACTACAACTACGGCTGGATTCCCGAAGAAGATCTGCATCCGGCAAGAAGCCCAGTGTAA
- a CDS encoding D-sedoheptulose-7-phosphate isomerase yields MSNQKTLASLYPFLQPSPKDSAPVTSGLLESVRMKSQDSTQVIQTFFDAQAEKVVAAAMAVADIYQHEGRLFTMGNGGSSCDAAHIAVEFLHPVTTGRPALPAVNLAADQAMMTAVGNDVGFDHIFVRQLIAQGKAGDGVIGVSTSGNSENIMRTFRKAKEMGVTTIGLTGGLGGAMATSSAIDHCLVVPTESIHRIQECHVLIYHILWDLVHTLLAAHRGVSAAKKDTP; encoded by the coding sequence ATGTCTAATCAAAAAACATTAGCCTCCCTCTATCCCTTCCTGCAGCCGTCCCCGAAAGATTCGGCACCCGTAACATCCGGATTGCTTGAATCGGTGCGAATGAAATCGCAAGATAGCACCCAGGTCATCCAAACATTTTTTGACGCACAGGCCGAAAAAGTTGTGGCCGCTGCCATGGCCGTAGCGGACATTTATCAACATGAGGGACGGCTGTTTACGATGGGCAACGGCGGATCGAGCTGTGATGCCGCCCATATTGCCGTCGAATTTTTACATCCCGTGACCACCGGGCGCCCTGCGCTTCCTGCCGTCAATCTTGCGGCGGATCAGGCCATGATGACCGCTGTAGGAAATGATGTGGGGTTTGATCACATTTTTGTGCGCCAGCTGATCGCACAGGGAAAGGCCGGGGACGGGGTGATCGGCGTGTCCACGAGCGGCAATTCCGAAAATATTATGCGGACCTTTAGGAAAGCTAAGGAGATGGGGGTGACCACCATTGGCCTCACCGGGGGACTTGGGGGAGCCATGGCAACCTCTTCTGCCATTGATCATTGCCTGGTTGTGCCTACTGAGAGTATTCACCGGATCCAGGAATGTCACGTCCTGATCTATCACATTCTTTGGGATCTCGTGCACACCCTCCTGGCTGCTCATCGGGGCGTGTCGGCCGCGAAAAAGGACACCCCATGA
- a CDS encoding HypC/HybG/HupF family hydrogenase formation chaperone: protein MCLGIPGQIVEISNEEHKLAIVNVGGVRREVNIACIVDEEHSPASCVGDWVLIHVGFAMSRIDEKEAKRTIELLTEMGEVQTEIQAMRQSNTS from the coding sequence ATGTGTTTAGGCATCCCTGGGCAAATTGTAGAAATCAGCAATGAGGAGCATAAGCTCGCAATCGTGAATGTGGGTGGTGTTCGACGGGAAGTGAATATCGCCTGCATTGTCGATGAGGAGCATTCTCCTGCATCCTGTGTCGGGGATTGGGTGCTGATTCACGTGGGGTTTGCCATGAGTCGGATTGACGAAAAGGAAGCTAAGCGGACAATAGAGTTGCTGACTGAAATGGGAGAAGTGCAAACAGAAATCCAGGCGATGCGTCAGTCGAATACCTCCTAA